One genomic segment of Candidatus Tanganyikabacteria bacterium includes these proteins:
- a CDS encoding HAMP domain-containing histidine kinase has product MRFRLAMAAVALLGPAAVLGLVSGLEAQQQSEARTERGQMIRQVTGLLERYLERRFAAIGSVSALFETTPPDRALEAFPAFAGRLSAGVTGFQSLLWLDDSLEVRAARPAPGSPGTGATLLGPDLLKVAQAALQARRVMTSDEVRTADGAPAIFAFDPAYRDGRLAGLAVGILKPVDILADALSPDLRSGVAIRVFGRSGRLLYQSANSYGQVETRAPVAVADLGWTLALELPPRGSSPWSARLVWALGLVCFVLAEFWMWREGKRIASLEAAVAARTASLAATVDRLRTLLSLGGNLQAARTEREIGRQVTQAAVDLVGTDCSALFIQVPAGMEVRASASRGGYAPLPEGMNVPRAGFPFAHAALAQGRAHSWVRGQAMEMTDAEKRWVDEQQVGFYHCAPVGSPPRGLLVLAAREEPPDFDTAGSDIVEILAGQAALALATVRQAVAVPAGGDAIPPRGAGRRDGGQGTDGADWLGSSLEDQAEAAGASSGTLSVSLEAGRIGRVVEHVFAQMIEAAPTAQARTHLAAVPKDLPPVWTDKRRLAQVLRCLLGNALQSRGGAIAVGVGLRSGGREVDIQVKDSGTLIPEAELSRVFDRADSASGGPGRNGTDSGIGLFLAQRLLAEMGGEITATSSENTGTTFTVTLLVARE; this is encoded by the coding sequence GTGCGGTTTCGCCTGGCGATGGCGGCCGTCGCCCTGCTCGGGCCGGCCGCGGTACTCGGCCTGGTGTCTGGTCTCGAGGCCCAGCAGCAGTCCGAGGCCCGGACCGAGCGCGGCCAGATGATCCGCCAGGTGACCGGCCTCCTCGAACGCTACCTGGAGCGCCGTTTCGCAGCCATCGGCAGCGTCTCGGCGCTGTTCGAGACCACGCCGCCGGACCGGGCCCTCGAGGCCTTTCCCGCGTTCGCCGGCCGCCTGTCCGCGGGGGTGACGGGCTTCCAATCCCTGCTGTGGCTGGATGACTCCCTCGAGGTGCGGGCGGCGCGACCGGCGCCCGGCTCCCCGGGCACCGGCGCGACCTTGCTCGGCCCCGACCTGCTGAAGGTGGCGCAAGCCGCGCTGCAGGCAAGGCGCGTCATGACCTCCGACGAGGTGCGCACGGCCGACGGCGCCCCTGCCATCTTCGCGTTCGATCCGGCTTACCGGGACGGGCGCCTGGCCGGCCTGGCCGTCGGCATTCTCAAGCCGGTCGACATCCTCGCGGACGCCCTCTCGCCGGACCTGCGGAGCGGCGTGGCCATCCGGGTGTTCGGGCGCTCCGGACGGCTCCTGTATCAGTCGGCCAACTCCTACGGCCAGGTCGAGACCCGGGCGCCCGTCGCGGTAGCCGACCTCGGCTGGACGCTGGCATTGGAGCTGCCGCCTCGCGGCTCCTCCCCGTGGTCGGCGCGCCTTGTTTGGGCGCTGGGCCTCGTGTGCTTCGTCCTGGCAGAGTTCTGGATGTGGCGCGAAGGCAAGCGCATCGCCTCGCTGGAGGCCGCCGTGGCAGCCCGCACCGCCTCGCTCGCGGCGACGGTCGATCGCCTCCGCACGTTGCTCTCGCTGGGTGGCAACCTCCAGGCGGCTCGTACGGAGCGCGAGATCGGCCGGCAGGTGACGCAGGCGGCGGTCGATCTGGTCGGCACCGACTGCAGCGCCCTTTTCATCCAGGTTCCGGCCGGCATGGAAGTACGGGCCAGCGCATCCCGGGGTGGCTACGCTCCCCTACCCGAGGGCATGAACGTACCCCGCGCCGGCTTCCCCTTCGCGCATGCGGCCCTCGCCCAGGGCCGGGCCCACTCCTGGGTCCGAGGCCAGGCCATGGAGATGACCGACGCCGAGAAGCGCTGGGTCGACGAGCAGCAGGTCGGGTTCTACCACTGCGCGCCAGTCGGTTCCCCCCCGCGCGGCCTGCTCGTGCTGGCCGCTCGCGAGGAACCGCCGGACTTCGACACGGCGGGCTCGGACATCGTGGAAATCCTCGCCGGTCAGGCCGCCCTCGCCCTGGCGACGGTGCGGCAAGCCGTGGCGGTACCCGCCGGCGGCGACGCCATCCCGCCGCGCGGGGCGGGAAGGCGCGACGGAGGCCAGGGGACGGACGGCGCGGACTGGCTTGGTTCGTCCCTCGAAGACCAGGCCGAGGCCGCCGGCGCAAGCTCGGGCACCCTCAGCGTGTCGCTGGAAGCGGGGCGCATCGGGCGCGTCGTGGAGCACGTCTTCGCGCAGATGATCGAGGCGGCGCCCACCGCGCAGGCGCGCACCCACCTCGCGGCGGTTCCCAAGGATCTGCCGCCCGTCTGGACCGACAAGCGGCGCCTGGCGCAGGTCTTGCGCTGCCTCCTGGGCAATGCCCTGCAATCGCGCGGGGGAGCGATCGCGGTGGGCGTCGGGCTGCGGTCGGGCGGCCGCGAGGTGGACATCCAGGTCAAGGACTCCGGCACGTTGATTCCGGAGGCGGAACTGTCCCGGGTCTTCGACCGGGCGGACAGCGCCTCCGGAGGCCCCGGCCGGAACGGCACGGACTCGGGAATCGGCCTGTTCCTCGCGCAGCGCCTGCTCGCGGAGATGGGCGGGGAGATCACCGCTACCAGCAGCGAGAACACCGGTACGACCTTCACCGTCACCCTGCTGGTCGCTCGCGAGTAG